In the genome of Acidimicrobiia bacterium, one region contains:
- a CDS encoding P1 family peptidase — MTLTAVPGVRVGHWTDPVGLTGVTVVVPPEPNVTGVEVRGAAPGTRETALLAPGMKVESVQAIVLAGGSAFGLAAADGVVSALEAEGRGHPTFAGVVPIVPAAIIFDLGVGDRRSRPDAAAGAAAYRAATTEPVVMGSVGAGTGATVAGWRGFDHRRRGGVGSHSEPVGRATVGALAVVNAVGDVFTLEGEPLTGGVLVPEGPPVAPRPLESTTLVVVATDARLDRTALSRLAVQAHDALAVCLRPSHTRYDGDAAFVVSCGGMEADPDALGVATFRVVGRAIEAAMRSAPAGVVG, encoded by the coding sequence GTGACCCTCACCGCCGTCCCCGGTGTTCGTGTCGGCCACTGGACCGACCCCGTCGGACTCACCGGGGTGACCGTCGTGGTTCCGCCCGAGCCCAACGTCACCGGGGTTGAAGTACGCGGGGCTGCACCGGGAACCCGAGAGACAGCACTCCTCGCCCCGGGGATGAAGGTGGAGTCGGTGCAGGCGATCGTGCTCGCCGGCGGCTCCGCCTTCGGGCTGGCCGCCGCAGACGGCGTGGTGTCCGCCCTGGAGGCCGAGGGCCGGGGCCACCCCACGTTCGCCGGCGTGGTCCCGATCGTTCCGGCAGCGATCATCTTCGACCTCGGTGTCGGTGATCGACGATCCCGTCCCGATGCCGCTGCCGGTGCCGCCGCCTACCGGGCGGCGACGACGGAGCCCGTGGTCATGGGATCGGTGGGGGCGGGTACCGGGGCCACGGTCGCCGGATGGCGGGGGTTCGACCATCGAAGGAGGGGTGGGGTCGGTTCCCACTCCGAGCCCGTGGGCAGGGCGACGGTGGGTGCCCTTGCAGTGGTCAACGCCGTCGGTGACGTGTTCACCCTGGAGGGGGAGCCGCTCACCGGCGGTGTGCTGGTTCCCGAAGGCCCGCCGGTGGCCCCTCGTCCCCTGGAGAGCACCACCTTGGTGGTCGTGGCCACCGACGCCAGGCTCGACCGCACCGCCCTCTCCCGGCTTGCCGTCCAGGCGCACGACGCCCTGGCGGTATGCCTCCGGCCCAGCCACACACGCTACGACGGGGACGCCGCCTTCGTGGTGTCCTGCGGAGGGATGGAGGCCGATCCGGACGCCCTCGGTGTGGCCACCTTCCGGGTGGTCGGGCGGGCGATCGAGGCGGCGATGCGGTCAGCACCGGCGGGGGTGGTCGGATGA